In the genome of Massilia sp. W12, the window CAGCTGATGGCGCATATTGTAATGGGGGACAGAAAGCCTGGCAGATTTTTGCGGGCTGCGCCCTTGATCCAAAAGAGGAGAAAAGCGGAGTGAATCCGCCATTGTTTGCAGATCATGTTGCGCCCAGCTGCTGCACAATTTCCAGCCCGCAATCACGCGCATCTTAGCGGGAAGGTGCGTTTTTCTGACTGGCTTCATATATACAAATCAGTATGATTGGTACAATCCTGCACGAATATAAATTTCAGAATAGTGGATGAAATCACAATGAATTAATCGCAAAAAAGTCTTTTTTGGCATATTTCCGCGCTATACTTTCGCCCGGTCTTGTCAGACTGATCAAATTGCCGCGCAAGCTCAAACAACAAGAACACCGGCAAACACCCCCGCTTCCAATCTCCTGACCTTGACATCAATCGCTTGCCTGGTTTGCAAGCAAAACCCCCGCTTATTCTTAAAAAAACAGGAAACACGCAATGAAAAACCTATCAACCTCTATTTCAATGCCCGCCCACGCCCTGCGTGTGCGCCCACAACAACCCTCCAGTCATCTGACTCTGCTGAGCGTCAGCTTTGCTGTTTTATCCGCATTCTGCACGCCCGGCTTGGCCGCGTCTGATGAAGCGCTCAAGCAGGTCTTGGCTGATCACAGCGGCGCCGTGAAGCTGCTCACGCGCAGCGCGAGTCCGGCTTCGCTGAATCTGCAAAGCGTCGCCGCAATCACGAGCAAGATCCCGCAAATCCAGGGCAGCGGCGCCACCAGCCCGTTGCTGGGCACGGTGCAAACCACCGAAGGCGTGGTGACGCTGAAGCTGGCCAATGGTTTTTACATGCAAGACACCCTGGGCGATGGCAACGCCGCCACTTCGGACGGCATTTTTGTGTACACCGGCAGCACCGCCAACACTATCGCCGCAGGGCAAAAAGTGCGCGTCACCGGCACTGTGGCGGAATTCGTCGCCGGCGACAGCGCCCGCCCCATCACCCAGCTCTCCAGCGTAAGCAAGCTGGAAACCCTGGGCAGTGGTTTTAGCGTGACCCCGGCCAGTATCAGCCTGCCCTTGTCAAACCCGAATGATATGGAGCGTTACGAAGGCATGCTGGTGCGCTTTGCCAACCGCCTCACCGTGGCGCAAAACTATTTCCTGGGGCGCTATGGTCAACTGACCTTGTCGGCAGGCCGGCTGGAAGTTCCGACCAACCGTTATGCTCCCGGCTCATCGAGCGCGCTGGCGATGGCCGCCAAAAACGCCGCCAGTTCGATTGTGTTGGATGACGGTCTGTCCACGCAAAATCCGAATCCGATTCCCTTCATCGGGCAAGACAACACGGTGCGCGCCGGCGATACCGTGAGCAGCCTGACCGGGGTGGTCGATTTCGGTCTGCTTTCCTCCAGCTCGCCCGGCCCGAGCGGCTACAAATTGCAAGCGGTGATCAAGCCGGTGTTTTCGCGCGCCAATCCGCGCAGCAGCACACCGAAAACCGTCGGCGGCAATATCAAAGTCGCCAGCTTTAATGTGCTGAACTACTTCACCACTTTCGCTGATGGCACGACGTTTGACGGCAAGACCGGTCAGGGCTGCAGCATGGGCGGCACGGTCAGCAAGAGCAATTGCCGTGGCGCCAGCGACCTGAATGAATTCAAACGCCAGCGCGCCAAGATCGTGCAAGCCATGAAAGCGGTGAACGCGGATGTGATCGGCCTGATGGAAATGCAAAACAATGGCGATATCGCTATCGCCACGCTGGTGGATGCCTTGAATGCCGCCACCGCCGCCGGCACTTACGCCTATGTGCCGGCGGCGGCGCAAACCGGAGATGATGCGATCCGTGTGGCGATGATTTATAAACCGGCCAAGCTGTCCCTGGTCGGGGTCTCGCTGACGGATAGCGACCCGATCAACAGCCGTCCGACGCTGGCGCAAACCTTCCGCACCAGCACGGGTAAAAAATTCTCGCTGGTGGTCAACCATCTGAAGTCCAAGGGTTCCTGCCCGGGTGATGGCAGCGCGAATGATGATCAGCGCGATGGCCAAGGTTGCTGGAATGCTTTGCGCGTGCAACAGGCGCAGCGCCTGGTCAACAGCTTTTTGCCGCAAGTGCAAGCGGCCGCCGGCAGCAATGATGTGCTGGTGATCGGCGATATGAATGCGTATGGCATGGAAGATCCGATCCGCACGATGCGCAGCGCTGGGCTGGTGTCGGAAATCGAACGTTATGTGCGCCCGCGCGGTATGCCTTACTCGTATGTGTTCGACGGCGCCAGCGGCTATCTGGATCATGCGCTGAGCACCGCTTCACTCTCGCCCAAAGTCACCGGCGTGACAGAATGGCATATCAACGCCGATGAGCCGAGTGTGATCGACTACAACACCGAGTTCCGCACCCAGGATCTGTACAGCGCGACGCCGTACCGCGCCTCTGACCATGATCCCGTGGTGATCGGTTTGAATCTGTAAGCAGTGCGCCACGCCCGTTTCACTGCTGCACTGAAGCAATGGCGCGGCGCGGGCTGGATGCTGGCCTGTTGAAATCCATCACAGCGCGTGGTCCGGCCCGGCCTTGTCATACCGGGGAGCAGATTACGGGCCATACCGGCGGCGATGGCGGCTTTGGCGCACCGCCGTCGCCAAGTTGCTGGATGCTGTAAAAATCCGGCTGATAAAAAAACCGCAGCTTGCAAGGCTGCGGTTTTTTATTCTTGCCACTTGGCGCTTATTTACGGCCCATCTTGATCAGATATTCCTGCATCGGATGTTCCGCCACTTGCGCCCATTGGTTCTGGTCGTTGCGGAAGCGCTTCCATGGTTCGTAGATCTTTTTGAACTTGGCGTTTTTCGCGGCTTCTTCTTCCATCACCTCATGCGCGGCTTTGGCGCAGGCGTCCATGATGTCTTTCGAGAAGGCGCGCAGCTTGACGCCGTTTTTCAACAGACGCGCCAGCGCAGCCGGGTTTTTAGCGTCGTATTCGGCTTGCATATTCACATGCGCCTCATAGCTGGCGACTTCCAGCGCGGCCTGGTATTCCTTGGGCAACTTGTCCCATTCTTTCTGGCCGATGTAGAAGGACAGCTGCGGGCCGGCTTCCCACCAGCCTGGCGAATAGTAGAAGGGCGCAACTTTGTAAAAGCCCAGCTTTTCATCGTCATACGGGCCGACCCATTCCGCTGCGTCGATGGTGCCTTTTTCCAGCGCCGGATAAATATCGCCGCCGGCGATCTGCTGCGGCACCAGCCCCAGCTTGGACATGACGCGCCCGGCGAAACCGCCGATACGCATTTTCAAACCCTTCATATCGTCCACCGAGTGGATTTCTTTGCGGAACCAGCCGCCCATCTGCACCCCGGTATTGCCGCCCATCAGATTGATGATGCCATACGCTTTGTAAAACTCACGCAGCAATTCACGCCCGCCGCCCTGATCAAACCAGGCCGTTTGCTGGCGCGAAGTGAGGCCGAACGGAACTGCGCAGTCAAATGCGAAAGTCGGGTCTTTGCCGAAGTAGTAGTAAGGCGCCGTATGTCCCATTTCGACGGTGCCCGCCTGCACCGCATCCATCACTTGCAGACCCGGCACAATCTCGCCGCCGGCGAAGACGCGGATCTCAAATTTGCCGCCGGTCAGTTGGGCGACGCGCTTGGCGAACACTTCCGCCGCGCCATAAATCGTATCCAGCGATTTCGGGAAGCTGGAGGCAAGACGCCATTTGACGCTGGGGGCGGATTGCGCAATTGCAGGCGCAGCGACAGTGGCGGCAGCGCCGGCCA includes:
- a CDS encoding TRAP transporter substrate-binding protein, yielding MERRSFITQAAVAGAAATVAAPAIAQSAPSVKWRLASSFPKSLDTIYGAAEVFAKRVAQLTGGKFEIRVFAGGEIVPGLQVMDAVQAGTVEMGHTAPYYYFGKDPTFAFDCAVPFGLTSRQQTAWFDQGGGRELLREFYKAYGIINLMGGNTGVQMGGWFRKEIHSVDDMKGLKMRIGGFAGRVMSKLGLVPQQIAGGDIYPALEKGTIDAAEWVGPYDDEKLGFYKVAPFYYSPGWWEAGPQLSFYIGQKEWDKLPKEYQAALEVASYEAHVNMQAEYDAKNPAALARLLKNGVKLRAFSKDIMDACAKAAHEVMEEEAAKNAKFKKIYEPWKRFRNDQNQWAQVAEHPMQEYLIKMGRK
- a CDS encoding ExeM/NucH family extracellular endonuclease — translated: MKNLSTSISMPAHALRVRPQQPSSHLTLLSVSFAVLSAFCTPGLAASDEALKQVLADHSGAVKLLTRSASPASLNLQSVAAITSKIPQIQGSGATSPLLGTVQTTEGVVTLKLANGFYMQDTLGDGNAATSDGIFVYTGSTANTIAAGQKVRVTGTVAEFVAGDSARPITQLSSVSKLETLGSGFSVTPASISLPLSNPNDMERYEGMLVRFANRLTVAQNYFLGRYGQLTLSAGRLEVPTNRYAPGSSSALAMAAKNAASSIVLDDGLSTQNPNPIPFIGQDNTVRAGDTVSSLTGVVDFGLLSSSSPGPSGYKLQAVIKPVFSRANPRSSTPKTVGGNIKVASFNVLNYFTTFADGTTFDGKTGQGCSMGGTVSKSNCRGASDLNEFKRQRAKIVQAMKAVNADVIGLMEMQNNGDIAIATLVDALNAATAAGTYAYVPAAAQTGDDAIRVAMIYKPAKLSLVGVSLTDSDPINSRPTLAQTFRTSTGKKFSLVVNHLKSKGSCPGDGSANDDQRDGQGCWNALRVQQAQRLVNSFLPQVQAAAGSNDVLVIGDMNAYGMEDPIRTMRSAGLVSEIERYVRPRGMPYSYVFDGASGYLDHALSTASLSPKVTGVTEWHINADEPSVIDYNTEFRTQDLYSATPYRASDHDPVVIGLNL